The Malus sylvestris chromosome 8, drMalSylv7.2, whole genome shotgun sequence genomic interval aaataaaaataatctcCTAACATTTTCCATATATTTGATACCAAAATTATTGTTCGATGCTTTTAGCCTAAATCTACTGAAGTGTTAAATACCGtgtataccaaaaaaaaaaaaggaaaaaagaaaataataatgttACATTTATCACATTTTTTATGCTACATTGTAGAttgtatcatctctctaatagataTAGGATCAACCAACAAATACGGattttatctctactaattaataaaacactcattgtcaaccaaaatcctataaaattaccagtttaaccctctaattaaaacagaacataaTATGAGgcaaaaatgtaatttcacacaaccaaattttacttttttttttcaaagctacacctacatataatcctaacatatctctaatttaaaaataaaataaaaaaattctcacTTCCACATTCTCTAGCaccctcttcctctctccttctatttcaaaaacaaaaataaaaaaatttctcacacactttatGTGTGCTTATATGCTAGTATCTATTAAAGAGATATTACAAAtgggaagtgttattgacacctaaaaaatctcattttatatttctcataagtgtatttttctttccaaatatagaaagtttaaagtgtaaaatgagatttttggagtgctaataacaatttattTACAAATATGGTATATAAAATCTGCTGAGAgtagcattaaaaaaaaaaaaaaaaagaaagaaaaaagcagAGATGTAAAGAGATAACTACCATAACATAATGCCCTTCATGATAAGGAAAGGACAATTCACTGTTAGAGGAAGACAGGGAGAGAGGTTTTTGGCAGTGCACAGAGAGCAGACGGAAGCAAGCAAATTAGCAATGCGAAGGACAAGAAAGCTGCAGCTCGCAGACACTCCTCCTCCTCATTAGAATTTACAATTACAAAATTCCATGCATCTTTCTCCGTATTTCCCAGAATTTTGACCCAATTTCGTCTCCCTCGGCAGTCcgcatatattttattattactatATGCGCGTACATGTTTTTAAACCAAGAGCTGGCTGAGGCGCGGCACTGAGTCAACTCAGCCGAGTTATGGGGTGCTGCGAGTCGTCTTTTATACATGCACGCCAACACCAGCACCACCCCTTGAACACCTTCAGctccaccgccaccgccaccaccgCAACCACCAACCGCGTTCCTCAACCGTCCAACGGTGGAACCGATGCCGCCGGAGCTGGAGCAGTGCCGGGATTTTCGGAATTCTCGCTGGCCGACTTGAAAAGCGCCACAAATAACTTCAGCTCCGACTTCATCGTCTCCGAGAGCGGCGAGAAAGCCCCCAATGTCGTCTACAAGGGACGCCTCCAGAACCAAAATAACCGTCGTTGGATTGCCGTCAAGAAATTTTCCAAATTGGCCTGGCCTGACCCCAAGCAATTCGCCGTAataaatcactctctctctcttcttctctattcatgatttattattattattattattataatccCTCTATTAGGGAATTTTTGGGAATTGTGGTTAGGGTTTCCATTTCCAATTGAATTGAGAAATTTGAACCTTGGGGCAACAGGATGAAGCTTGGGGCGTTGGGAAGCTGAGGCACAAAAGGCTTGCCAATTTGATAGGGTATTGCTGCGACGGCGACGAGAGGCTGCTGGTGGCGGAGTACATGCCTAATGATACCCTTGCCAAACATCTATTCCACTGTATGTGCctcttattttttgtttcttataCAATCCTTGGCTTTTCTTTTCTGCACGAGAAATGAGAACATGTTTGACACATTGCTTGAAATATGAGGAGGAACACCCTCTATTTCAAAGTTGCACTGCATTTCAACGAATACGAATTGGTTGCATCCACTGTCTACTGTCGTTATGTAATGTGAAAAGCCTTGCAATTGAAACTTCAAACTTTTCAATCTATATTTGTTGACAGTCCTGCAAAGATAtaactttctcttctttttcataAGATATTGGTTTATGGGACATTCCTCGCTTTTAAGAAtgcatttgtaatctcaaaCCACTTTCACAAAGCTGATTCATTATCTACACGTGTGcttttttcatttcaaattggACTGCTATTTTGCTTTTCCCATTCTCATATTCTTGACAACTGACCTCTGAAATTTATTGCCTATAGCTTTTCAAAGTGGTTCAGGGTTCCGATATAAATTCATCTCACACTTTCTTGACAGGGGAGAATCAGACCATTGAGTGGGCTATGCGACTAAGAGTTGCTCTGAACATTGCCGAAGCATTGAATTACTGCAGTAGTGAAGGCCGCCCATTGTACCACGACTTAAATGCATATAGGGTTCTCTTTGATGAGGTGCTGTCTCAAATTTCCTTTCcaaagtttgtttgtttatttagttTTTCAGCTTTTACAAGAAGTGAGATAATTTTAATCACGTATCATTGTGGCCCTTTTTTGATAAGTAGACATATTTCTCTCTGTGTTAAGACTTTTTATCTGATAACTACATGGATTTATATGAGATCAAAGTGGTAATTTTGTGGATGTTGTTGGCAGAATGGCGATCCTCGGCTTTCATGTTTTGGATTGATGAAAAACAGCAGGGATGGAAAAAGTTACAGCACTAATCTTGCGTACACACCTCCTGAATATCTAAGAAATGGTAATTGCTTATTTTCCTTAATCATAGTTATTATTTATAATACCACTTTTTATACACCTTAGGTAAACTGAACTATGGCCGAGTCAATGAGTAAGATTGTATGAGTCAGGAGTTGTATAATGCTGGACTCAATGAAGTCTTTGACAAGTGCTTTCCATACCAACTATACTATATTGATGCTGCAGGAAGGGTGACTCCAGAAAGTGTTATCTTCAGCTTTGGGACTGTCCTTTTGGATCTTCTAAGTGGAAAACACATCCCTCCTGGTCATGTAAGTATTTACCGCGCTAGGCACTTGTTCTCCAGTC includes:
- the LOC126633024 gene encoding serine/threonine-protein kinase BSK1-like, with product MGCCESSFIHARQHQHHPLNTFSSTATATTATTNRVPQPSNGGTDAAGAGAVPGFSEFSLADLKSATNNFSSDFIVSESGEKAPNVVYKGRLQNQNNRRWIAVKKFSKLAWPDPKQFADEAWGVGKLRHKRLANLIGYCCDGDERLLVAEYMPNDTLAKHLFHWENQTIEWAMRLRVALNIAEALNYCSSEGRPLYHDLNAYRVLFDENGDPRLSCFGLMKNSRDGKSYSTNLAYTPPEYLRNGRVTPESVIFSFGTVLLDLLSGKHIPPGHALDMIRGKNILLLMDSHLEGKFSTEEATVVFDLASRCLQYEPRERPNIKDLVATVAPLQNKPDVPSYVMLGIPKHEEAPPTPQHPLSAMGDACSRMDLTAIHQILLMTHYKDDEGSNELSFQEWTQQMKDMLEARKRGDLAFRDKDFRSAINCYSQFIDVGTMVSPTVYARRSLCYLLCDQPDAALRDAMQAQCVYPDWSTAFYMQAVALAKLDMHKDAADMLNEAAALEEKRHRGGR